One genomic region from Hyalangium ruber encodes:
- the metF gene encoding methylenetetrahydrofolate reductase [NAD(P)H], whose amino-acid sequence MKIRNRLNPSNPCFSFEFFPPKTDEGTANLLKTLEELAPLDPGFVSVTYGAGGSTRDRTVELVTRIKQTTGIEAMAHLTCVGHTREELRDVLRRLAAAKLDNVLALRGDPPQGQTEFVPTPGGFRYASELVQFIREEDFNFCLGSACYPEGHVETHSRDDDLKHLKAKVDAGLDFLITQLFFDNAFYFDFVERARRAGINVPIVPGIMPITNYEQVQRFTRLCGATVPMRLALQLERVKDQPDAVVQLGVAHATVQCMELLSRGVPGIHFYTLNKSPATRMIVGALRARS is encoded by the coding sequence ATGAAGATTCGTAATCGGCTGAATCCATCCAATCCTTGCTTCTCCTTCGAGTTCTTCCCGCCGAAGACGGACGAGGGCACGGCGAACCTGCTCAAGACGCTGGAGGAGCTGGCGCCGTTGGATCCCGGCTTCGTCTCGGTGACGTACGGAGCGGGCGGCAGCACGCGAGACCGGACGGTGGAGCTCGTCACGCGCATCAAGCAGACCACCGGCATCGAGGCGATGGCGCACCTCACGTGCGTGGGGCACACGCGGGAGGAGCTGCGTGACGTGCTGCGTCGTCTGGCCGCGGCAAAGTTGGACAACGTGCTGGCGCTGCGCGGCGATCCGCCCCAGGGGCAGACGGAGTTCGTCCCCACGCCGGGCGGCTTCCGCTACGCCTCGGAGCTGGTGCAATTCATCCGAGAAGAGGATTTCAACTTCTGCCTCGGCAGCGCGTGCTATCCGGAAGGCCACGTGGAGACGCACTCCAGGGACGACGACCTCAAGCACCTGAAGGCCAAGGTGGACGCGGGGTTGGACTTCCTCATCACCCAGCTGTTCTTCGACAACGCCTTCTACTTCGACTTCGTGGAGCGGGCCCGCCGCGCGGGCATCAACGTTCCCATCGTCCCGGGGATCATGCCCATCACCAACTATGAGCAGGTGCAGCGCTTCACGCGCCTGTGCGGCGCGACGGTGCCCATGCGGCTGGCGCTCCAGCTCGAGCGCGTGAAGGACCAGCCGGACGCCGTGGTGCAGCTCGGCGTGGCGCACGCCACCGTGCAGTGCATGGAGTTGCTCTCGCGCGGCGTGCCCGGCATCCACTTCTATACGCTCAACAAGTCCCCGGCGACGCGGATGATCGTGGGCGCCTTGAGGGCCCGCTCATGA